A region of the Leptidea sinapis chromosome 14, ilLepSina1.1, whole genome shotgun sequence genome:
TCTGATGTTACAGTTAATTTTCCGTGCAAGGCTAAAAGCGTGCCGcacgaaataaattaaaatcaatatacTGTAAGCTTATAAATTGTGAATGACTTTACggtataacaataatttataaataatgaattgtATTAAATGAATAGCTTGACTTATcgatagaatatattatattatagatagaATTTTAAGCTATATAAGCGTGGCTATACCACTTAGTGGTAGCTTAAAATTaaccaataataattattgtctatTTCACACCATACCAGGTATGCGAGAAagagtatttaaattataatttttaatgtaacgaaattttataaaaaaaaagaagaagtctgctgagtttcttgcgtcctgTTCTTCTTAGCTCTGAGAAATTTTGaagaaagtaattttaaaatattgaagaagaagaagaagtgatTAAGGAAcctattgttaataaataaaaaaataagaaattgtataagttacattatttatcaaattttgaaGATAAATTCATTGCAATTAATTAGaggaaaaatatacataaaaacaatCTATGACAAATCAATCAATAATCACAATGAAAATACAAGAATTTTCATTAGTGAATCATAGTAGCTATAAAGTTGAAAAAAATTCACAATTTAATTAACGTAACCTTAATTCTCTCCCCTCCTTATAATATTGATAGATAATGAAATGAacaaaactaattaaattattatgttccACAGAATTTGAAGATCAAAGATCAAGATTTTTTGCAGAGCATGAAAGATTTGATGATTTTATGGAAATGCGAGAGGGCCTCGATCTCGTCGGCGTCAGTTCATTTAAAGAATACATGGTTGCGTACAGGTGAATAGGTTTTGACTAGACATAACATTCTGtactagtaaaatataagtaataatgaataattttacaGGGATAGTGATCGTTTTCAATGGTACTCGTCACAAGTCCTATTCTGGACTTTATCCTGCCTTCTCCTGTCGTGGCCTCTTCGAATTTTGATAGAATGCAATACTGCATATGTTCACTACACGGTaagcataattttaaatttaatgatttattcaaaacaatataacagGACTACATTTTTATTGGTTGTTGTCCACAGATAACGAAAATTTTTGGCACAAATTATGAATTAGACCCGAGTCGTCAATTAGATTTAGATACACATCTATCGGATATATTACCTCCAGTGCCAGCTTCTAATTACGCCTGGGCCTTAGCTGATGAGCAGAGTGCTGTACTATGCTCGGCACCAAGACCTGCTCGTACTTTGCCACTATCCCATGCATCAACTGTAGACAGCTTAGAACTATTCGCTGCAATTCGGGGTAATTGTGCCATCGTTCCATCTTACTCAGAAGCAATGCGTATAGACGCCGCTTTGAGAGAAGAACCAGCTGAGAATATGTCTAATACTGAAGTAACAATAGATATACAACCTGAAACTAATGTAAGGCCAACTATTAAGGCTGCATCTTTTGACGAACCAGCCAGAAGACCTAAGATTAAATTAGCTGGTACACACTCTAGTCATAGTATAGCCAGTAATGCAAGGTTGCTGGATGCCAAGCAGCAAAATAGAAGATCATGGGCCGGAGTGCTAACTAGCGCAAGAAGTGCTCGacaaatattagaattttcAAATACTCCAACTTATGAACAACTATCTGAAGTAGATAGGCCAAATCGAGAGTCTACACTTTATTTTTCAAGAGAATTAACCCCTATTCCGTCTAGTGATCCTTTCGGAGGTCGAGCGCAAACTACTCCTACAGACGAGCCACCCTCATATGAAGAGGCCTTAAAACTTCCCGCTTTAAAGAAACTGACTAGATCAATTACAGGGACAGATCTGGCTGGTCCAAGACGAGCGTTTTTAAAAGACGTCCTCTCCAATAGAAGGTCCTGTTTAGAGGGTGTTGGGGTGTTATCAGGTGCCAAAGTCGTTCGATTACCGCAAAGCGAGGATGGAGAAGAAACGCCACTTTAAGCTGGggaaaaaagtaatttaatctGCAATAATGTAAAACTAAAATGCCTATATTATCTTATAGATAACATTTCTAGGTCCGTACTTAATAAGTTAATAAGGTCATAACggttgtaaattattataattagtaaaaagcTTGACGCGAAAGCTATTGTATAGGTGAATTACTAAGATTGTAAATAACAGTTATTTTGgtaattattgtaaaagtgATTATTATAGTTCGAGATTTTCACAAAAACATATTGATAAGAATCCCTTTTAATTGCAGACCGAAACCTTACTATTAaccttattcaaataaaaataaaacgtttTAAAGGAAAGATCGcttatatttacatttcaatgTCAATTATATACAGAGCAACTAGTTATTTATTTACCCAAGCTTTATATACTacgtaggtatattttaaacaaaatactgactggaaacatgtatgtatataaataaggCTAGATACAGTTAAGTACATTATTTAAGCAACAGGCGGTGCCTTGTATAATAAGCCTTTGTTTTACATTGAGCATTTGTATTCCTCGCAACTCTGTTCTCATGTAGTAACCTTGTTTTCCTTAACAGAAAGCTTTTATCATTTCACGTGTATCATGATATAATACACCTATGATTTATCTACAGTATAATTTTGGTATCTTCATTCAAATAGTCACCCGTTGGAACGGTGAACAAGAAATTTGGAATATAGGCGAaactgcaaataaatatatttcgagTTTcgcttatatttaaatataaatatatattgttcaTTGTAGTCATAACCAAGAGAGCTTATATACAGTAAAAGCTTTTTCTTCGCGGGGTGTATGTTCGGAAAATGTGCCACGAATACAGAAACCGTGAATATggaatggtaatttattataaggGATATCTTCCTAGGTGACTTTATTAAAaagcaaacataaaaatatcaatttactTGACGTTTCTCGtcatatagttaatatatagtGTATATATAGACTTAGCAGATATGGAGAGGGAATGCAGGGCGCTGACGTTTCGCGCGAATATCGATAGCACGCAGAATCGCGCGTTGCTCGACAGTAGTAAAAATAACTCTTTTTATATCGCTCTACTTGACTAGCCTGTGGGCGTGCTACACTAATAAATCATACAGCACCCTGCGAGTCGAGTATAACAACGCCTTCAGAGCACTGTTGGAGTTCCCACGTTTCTGTAGCGCGTACGCTATGTTCGCACACGCAGAGGTCGATAGCTTTAGCGCCATTCTACGCAAAAAACGGGTCTCTTCTTCGCCGAATACGAGGCAGCAGTGCCAGTTATCTGAAGCTGACAGCAGGGACTGTCCATATGTTGGccatataataaaagtaaatttgtcCCTTCGTAGATATTATTACTAACACAATTAGATTATAAGTTTACTAACAGTGGATGGTAGTTATCTCaaaataaacgttttatttattatatgttatatatatgtcttaaagaattttgtaatgCTTTGTCTATTATCAGTTTTTAAAAACTCCTTCAATTGGTTGTAATAagttctatttttgtatcagtCCATTTGACGATTCACAAAGGTTGTGGGGTTGGATACATATTGAAatccttttaatttttattgatatgtaCGTATCGATTAGATCCGCGAATAATtttcgcattttttttaaatccgcgAATAGTGAAAACTCTAGTGAGAGAAGCGCGAATAAGGAGCTTTTACtgtagtaatattttgtttgtcttTCAAATAGATTATGAAATGTTGACGTATATGCCTATTGACTTTTTTATATTCACAGACTGTATTATATTGCTACTAACACTAAGTTCGTAGGAAAGACGTTAATATAAGTGCTATctttatagatttatttagtAGAAGATATTATAAAAAGCTGTCTgcttaacaattaaaatatattttatgttaaaatagaaTTTTAGATACGCAAAGGTGATACTAATATTAAGTCATAAAGAAATCGTGAAATTGAACCAACTAAACATAAGTGTATGTACAGATtagataagtttattattttcaagtatacattatattataatcattactATAAGTTAACTACAACTAAGAATAAACCCTTAAATTGTATATGGGGATTAAATATAGTGGTTAGTATAATTTGATTTGCAAATCAGTGCTACGAGTATATAAAGGTTATTTGTACGAAAGCTACAGATGTTAaactgttaaattatttttaatgattctAATGAAGTTTTTCTTGGGGTCAGATGACAGTGTATATAGATAGGTACCTAGTCTGTCAAATTTCATAGCTTCAAAAATTTGACAAAACAAGCCTATGTACTTCAcatcgatttttttaaatttcggtATCTACACAGGTTAAGAAATCAATCAACTCTCAGCTAGTTACAGCAGTCTACGCCGTAATTGTTACATGttacagaataaaatataacagctgTAACTATATCAATTCAAGAGTATGTTTAATTTGGTTTTtcctttaaattaatattaccaacattaaatgCAACTCATCACTGGCCTGTAACAAAGCATATTTAACTTcagatcgttttttttttaattttcggcATCTACACAGGTCAACAAATCAATCAAATCCCAGCTAGTTTCAGCAGTGTACGCCGTAATTGTTACATGTTACAGAATAAAACATAAAAGCTGTAACTATATTAACGCAAGAGTTTGTTTAATTTGGTAATtccttttaattaaatattacatttaatgaaACTCATCATTGGCCtgtaacaaatttattatactAGAATATACCAATGGTTTGAATGTATTATAATTTGCTCCCTTTTAATTCTTGACAGCTCAAATTGCAACATGTTAACGATAGGTCcgtaaatattattagtataatataatatattatataacctagTTGAGAGATTTGAGTAAGGTTGGttttaagaggattcatatccACTTAAACGTGCTCAATAGGATTCTCTTCGTCTCCACCGGACCTCGAATTCTCAAGGATATCTCTTCGAGAACACTCAAGGCTTGATTTACTTGGGTAACATTCACCAAAAGTAGAGttgtatttaatgtaatattcatttattaggAAGTACCACATTAAACATACTTTGACATTGATACAGTTAcagatattatgttttattctgTTACCTACATGTAACATTTACGGCGTACACTGCTGTATCGAAAAATTTATTGACGATAGAGttacaaataaaagattattacaAAGAAGAGTGTACTAAATTTACATTAGAAACCTGACAGTACTTTGTAGTTAAAATGTAGAATTTTAATCCTTTGATAACTCATATTGTCCGATCcgtatcaatattaattttacaaaataaatctcAATTTTGTCCTCTTATACGGTTAcaactttagataatttatacgtctagattgactgtcttgctgctagacaacctaTGAAAACAGTCCAAGTTTATCTActacttaagtgtgcgtgacaagctacgtcttatactcgcgatgTGTATGACACTTTttgtaagtgtgcgtgcatcgctcaaaatagaggttaactctcaACCTCatctttttcgatattttcacTGCTGTCACGTTTATCCAGACGTAAAAAGGATCTAAGGTTACAACATAAAAGTTTTGTTAGTCGAATGTATCTATCTCATTGTAGTATCTGAGAATAATAATGACAAGTGAAAATTAGCGATATTTGGCTAGTGCtgtataatcttaatatatataaattacgtgacacgttgtttgtccgcgatggactcctaaattaATGGGCGGATTTtattggggattacttcatcgtgtacagtttagtccaacttgagagataggatagattttatttcgatttgaaatatttttgacaaatgcataataaatcagtattttatttattgtgtacagaacaacgtctgtcgggtcaggtaGTACACTATAGATATAACTTTGAATTAAATTGGTACTATATTAAGTAGCTTAATATAATTAGAAAGCTGGTAGTATTAGTTATATAAAAGTTATGTAAAGTgccaattaaatataaacatagcATCGTCACATATAAATGCAATATAACATTATGTTTCATACAAGTTCGATGTTTATGTGAGCATAGtcatacattaattttaatttcttaacaaATATTATACTCAGATAGTCAAATAGCTAAGAGTAACTAATTCATTAAAAAGCAACACTGagacaaagaggatgtaaatactacgaaataacagttgcttaaaacgtagtggatgtaggctatttctatttttacatgattatagccgtcatgtgtcaatctatcaatgacagcacgtttcatacaatcaaattgaatgaatcgcttttttcttcaagagtttcgctaggctgcactGTGACACAGCTAATATATAACAAACatgagtaaataataatattaacctaTGGTTAATCAGTGAAAACAGATTGTCTGTCAACTAAGCAGtttcttttttcattaatttatttcagtaCGAACATGATATTAGACTAGTATATTTTACCTTcgaaatcttaataataataatttatcttccAGTGGATTTGTAAGGCTTTTGTCGAAAAGAGCTAGGAAATATTGAATTGTATAGGATCAGCTATGGACCGCCCAGTTTTCCCAACGGAATAGTCATAAATCAATTACCCTATTGTGATGAAAAGTATAAAAGATACGACTTAatattgtgaataaaataatattataatgttaacgCTTTTAATGTCctatttataataacatttcgTTTTAAGACAGATACTTAgag
Encoded here:
- the LOC126967882 gene encoding transmembrane protein 151B-like; protein product: MTTQQSANVFSDDDEELRPRQQSLCGVLRREGNWKCLLLTLMIAGCLGSVAWCSTAEIDRQLIDLTKYPIKQTVRGSPCDVGYAYIPIAFVLLLYLVYLVECYHSTARIQLARRVEVATVNSRVHTMRTASPRVWWKAICYHYVRRKRQVTRYRNGDAYTTTQVYYERVNTHSASTSFAHACCGQRDASRNLLLDTSTPITKVRFSKGFAFANIEAASEFEDQRSRFFAEHERFDDFMEMREGLDLVGVSSFKEYMVAYRDSDRFQWYSSQVLFWTLSCLLLSWPLRILIECNTAYVHYTITKIFGTNYELDPSRQLDLDTHLSDILPPVPASNYAWALADEQSAVLCSAPRPARTLPLSHASTVDSLELFAAIRGNCAIVPSYSEAMRIDAALREEPAENMSNTEVTIDIQPETNVRPTIKAASFDEPARRPKIKLAGTHSSHSIASNARLLDAKQQNRRSWAGVLTSARSARQILEFSNTPTYEQLSEVDRPNRESTLYFSRELTPIPSSDPFGGRAQTTPTDEPPSYEEALKLPALKKLTRSITGTDLAGPRRAFLKDVLSNRRSCLEGVGVLSGAKVVRLPQSEDGEETPL